In Sphingobacterium sp. lm-10, one DNA window encodes the following:
- a CDS encoding SGNH/GDSL hydrolase family protein, producing the protein MKNKTYRYLALGDSYTIGEAVTERESFPYQLTALLKDHDVPVESVKIIAKTGWTTSDLIAAIESEETDHTYDFVTLLIGVNNQYQAKSKTQYREELQQLIFKSIAFVNGRKDRVFVLSIPDYGVTDFAKEKNLVLQISDDIDAYNNIVREEASREGVLFVDITPKSRLATSDQTLTASDTLHPSAKMYALWNEILLPNIVQTLSKSS; encoded by the coding sequence ATGAAAAATAAGACCTACAGGTATCTAGCATTAGGAGATTCGTATACTATTGGCGAAGCGGTGACGGAAAGAGAATCATTTCCATATCAATTGACCGCGCTGTTGAAAGATCATGATGTTCCGGTAGAGAGTGTAAAGATCATTGCTAAAACAGGGTGGACAACCAGCGATCTCATTGCTGCTATTGAAAGTGAAGAAACAGATCACACATACGATTTTGTGACGCTATTAATTGGTGTAAACAATCAATATCAAGCGAAATCGAAGACGCAATACCGCGAAGAGCTTCAGCAACTAATTTTTAAATCGATTGCCTTTGTTAATGGCAGAAAGGATAGGGTTTTTGTACTTTCCATTCCAGATTATGGTGTCACTGATTTTGCCAAGGAAAAAAATCTTGTTTTGCAGATCAGTGATGACATTGACGCCTACAATAACATTGTTAGAGAAGAAGCGAGCAGAGAAGGAGTGCTATTTGTGGATATCACCCCTAAATCAAGATTAGCAACATCAGATCAGACATTGACCGCGTCAGATACCTTACACCCATCTGCAAAAATGTACGCTTTATGGAATGAAATCTTACTTCCAAATATTGTACAAACTTTGAGTAAATCGAGTTAG
- a CDS encoding helix-turn-helix transcriptional regulator — MNDLSYTNSLSDAALLQQVGEFIKTRRVAQNLSQDEVAERAAISRSTLSLLERGENIALRNLLKILRVLDALYVLEQFKVVNQISPMLLAKEDEKKRKRAYRTNTQRDKDDWEW; from the coding sequence ATGAATGATTTATCATACACAAATTCTTTAAGTGATGCAGCGCTTCTCCAGCAAGTAGGTGAATTCATCAAAACACGTAGAGTAGCGCAAAATCTTTCGCAGGATGAAGTGGCCGAGCGAGCGGCAATAAGCCGATCAACATTAAGTTTACTGGAGAGGGGTGAAAATATCGCGCTAAGAAATTTACTCAAAATCCTGCGCGTACTTGATGCTTTATATGTTCTCGAACAATTTAAAGTCGTAAATCAAATCAGTCCTATGCTATTGGCAAAGGAGGACGAAAAGAAACGCAAAAGAGCTTACCGTACCAATACGCAACGCGATAAAGATGATTGGGAATGGTAA
- a CDS encoding HipA domain-containing protein, with product MVKTAFVKLRGKRIAAVAWDEKQQLGFFEYDKRFAAGKLEVAPIKMPLSSSIYSFSELRNTSTFKGLPGLLADSLPDRYGNELINIWLARNGRPENSLNPVELLCFIGSRGMGALEFEPTTLSRANSSHTIALSSLIDTTIKLLESKEHFETHTDHDMQDVLLDVLKMGTSAGGARPKAIIAYNETARNCDDHTKNFAFIMEQDGKWKLAPAYDICYAYRPESDWVSQHNLSINGKRKDFVKSDLLTMAKQNSIRNPEAIITEVMEIVNKWPKYAKTYHVEEKLAKAIDSTLIRAI from the coding sequence ATGGTAAAAACCGCCTTTGTAAAACTACGGGGCAAACGAATTGCTGCAGTTGCCTGGGATGAAAAGCAGCAGCTTGGTTTTTTTGAGTACGACAAAAGGTTTGCCGCAGGAAAACTGGAAGTGGCACCTATCAAGATGCCTTTGTCTTCAAGTATCTATTCTTTTTCAGAATTACGCAATACCTCCACCTTTAAAGGTCTTCCGGGACTATTGGCAGATAGTTTACCAGACAGATATGGAAATGAACTGATTAATATCTGGCTTGCGCGCAACGGAAGGCCAGAAAATTCATTAAACCCAGTAGAACTGCTTTGTTTCATTGGTAGCCGAGGTATGGGCGCACTAGAATTTGAGCCGACTACGCTGTCACGGGCAAACAGTTCACACACCATAGCGTTGTCCAGTTTAATTGACACCACTATTAAGCTATTGGAAAGTAAAGAGCATTTTGAAACCCATACGGATCATGACATGCAGGACGTATTGCTCGATGTACTGAAGATGGGTACTTCGGCGGGTGGAGCCAGACCGAAAGCGATTATTGCGTACAATGAAACTGCTCGTAACTGTGATGACCATACTAAGAATTTTGCATTCATCATGGAACAGGATGGGAAATGGAAATTAGCGCCAGCTTACGATATATGCTATGCCTATCGCCCTGAAAGCGATTGGGTAAGCCAACACAACCTCAGTATAAACGGTAAAAGGAAGGATTTTGTAAAAAGTGATCTTTTGACTATGGCAAAGCAGAATTCTATCCGTAATCCAGAAGCTATTATTACTGAGGTAATGGAGATCGTAAATAAATGGCCGAAATATGCTAAAACATACCACGTGGAAGAAAAGTTGGCAAAAGCGATAGATAGTACATTGATAAGAGCTATCTAG
- a CDS encoding family 43 glycosylhydrolase yields the protein MNFSKVSFRIVVGALLLSCSSYATRVGSRAITNQDSSLTYANPVFEPILADPTVFRDPSTGVFYAYGTQDNWGDGQGSRLVPILQSSDLIHWRSVGNALREKPNWKSKGGIWAPDVVQVYHQYHLYYAYSTWGDPNPGIGVAVAKTPEGPFTDQGKLFDSKSIDVPNSIDPFYYEDQGKKYVFWGSFSDAPTQGTFGVELTDDGLDIAADAEKFKLAAGDFEAVIIHKRNDYYYFIGSKGSCCEGKKSTYRVLVGRSSTLKGPYLDKQGRDIAERGNGTLLLKGNSRFVGTGHNSRIITDDNEQDWMLYHGIDTQNDRVASGTSRRVLMLDAISWKDEWPSVAGDTASFAPQAAPYFKK from the coding sequence GTGAATTTTTCGAAAGTTTCCTTCAGAATTGTGGTAGGTGCTTTGCTACTGTCGTGTTCCAGTTACGCTACTCGTGTTGGGTCAAGGGCTATTACCAATCAAGATTCTTCGCTTACCTATGCCAATCCTGTTTTTGAACCCATTTTGGCAGACCCTACCGTTTTTCGTGATCCATCTACTGGCGTATTTTACGCCTATGGCACCCAAGATAATTGGGGAGATGGACAAGGAAGTAGATTGGTGCCCATTTTGCAATCTTCCGATCTGATACATTGGCGCTCCGTTGGAAACGCACTGCGTGAAAAACCAAATTGGAAGTCGAAAGGTGGCATTTGGGCACCAGATGTGGTACAGGTATACCATCAGTATCATCTATATTATGCCTATTCTACTTGGGGCGATCCCAACCCAGGTATAGGAGTTGCTGTGGCAAAAACGCCAGAAGGCCCATTTACCGATCAGGGTAAGTTATTTGATAGTAAAAGTATTGACGTACCGAATTCCATCGACCCCTTTTACTATGAAGATCAAGGCAAAAAATATGTGTTTTGGGGGAGCTTTAGCGATGCGCCCACGCAAGGGACTTTTGGGGTAGAATTGACAGATGATGGTTTGGACATCGCAGCAGATGCTGAAAAATTTAAACTGGCAGCAGGAGATTTTGAAGCCGTCATTATTCATAAAAGAAATGATTATTACTATTTCATCGGGTCAAAAGGTAGTTGTTGCGAAGGGAAAAAAAGTACGTACCGCGTACTGGTTGGTCGTTCCAGCACTTTAAAGGGGCCTTACCTGGATAAACAGGGGAGAGATATTGCTGAACGTGGAAATGGTACCTTGCTGCTCAAAGGCAACTCCAGATTTGTAGGTACTGGCCACAACTCGCGTATCATCACGGACGACAATGAACAAGACTGGATGCTTTATCACGGGATAGATACGCAGAATGATCGGGTAGCCAGTGGTACCTCCCGACGTGTATTGATGCTCGACGCGATTAGCTGGAAGGATGAGTGGCCGTCCGTTGCAGGCGATACCGCTAGTTTTGCGCCGCAAGCAGCGCCCTATTTTAAAAAATAA
- a CDS encoding glutaminase family protein, whose translation MIKRFFTGLLLATMAISCSKQPSSVKSDLRAPAYPLITIDPNTSGWSYTDELYGSTVKHWTERPFPLLGVLKVGDEIYRFMGTEEVEVFPLLPMGEDTPWAGQFTTKMPSGDWFSKDFNDQGWQSGKGAFGTPDSEPSSKTAWNEEKIWVRRPFQLNEDLKGKTVYLEYSHDDDVVLYLDAEELVNSGPATAKNKRYKLTPEQAAKLTKGEHLIAGYCHNTGGNAFFDVGLVVEKDIPASFAKTAQQISVDVQAMQTHYTFRCGDVDLKVTFTAPLFLDDLHLLSRPINYISYDIKSDQPRDISIYLEAAPNWALNLPSQASTSSTSKNGNLLIAKTGSAQQPVLQRSGDHINIDWGYFYLAGSDQNGSVGAGESRALRQAFAAGNDISQVSGASTDGHQNIAYTKSFQVDGEHHDHIMVGYDDVYSIQYFGENLRGYWNKDGKNTIEAEFAKADQEYAALRKRADAFDADFMQEYTSTGGKEYAELCALAYRQSIAAHKLVEAPNGDLMFLSKENDSNGSIGTVDVTYPSAPLFLYYNPELAKGLLNFIFAYSESGKWTKPFAAHDVGTYPLANGQTYGGDMPIEESGNMLILTYAIARMEEHAKYAEKHWDVLTTWTDYLIENGLDPDNQLCTDDFAGHFAHNANLSIKAIVGIGSYAKLAAMLDKKDVAEKYERIAKDMATKWKNMANDGDHYRLTFDKSGTWSQKYNLVWDKLFDMDLFDKDIIDTEIAYYLTKQNEYGLPLDNRETYTKTDWICWTATMADDKATFEQFVKPVHHFMNTCTTRTPMSDWVFTDKPERRGFKARSVVGGYFIKMLEQKIAAQ comes from the coding sequence ATGATTAAACGTTTTTTTACCGGACTTCTTCTGGCCACGATGGCCATCTCTTGTTCAAAGCAGCCTTCTTCTGTAAAAAGTGATTTACGGGCGCCAGCTTACCCTTTGATTACCATTGATCCAAACACAAGTGGCTGGTCGTACACGGATGAATTGTACGGCTCTACGGTAAAGCACTGGACAGAACGACCTTTTCCATTGCTGGGCGTGCTAAAAGTAGGAGATGAGATTTATCGATTTATGGGTACCGAGGAAGTGGAAGTCTTTCCATTATTGCCCATGGGAGAAGATACGCCTTGGGCGGGTCAATTTACTACCAAAATGCCATCAGGAGATTGGTTTTCGAAAGATTTCAATGATCAGGGTTGGCAGTCTGGTAAAGGCGCTTTTGGAACGCCGGATAGCGAGCCATCTTCCAAGACAGCATGGAACGAAGAAAAGATATGGGTACGTCGACCATTTCAACTAAATGAAGATCTAAAAGGTAAAACGGTTTACCTAGAGTATTCCCATGATGATGATGTAGTGCTCTATCTGGATGCCGAAGAGTTGGTCAATAGTGGGCCAGCAACCGCTAAAAATAAGCGTTACAAGCTAACACCAGAGCAAGCCGCAAAATTGACCAAAGGCGAGCATCTTATTGCAGGATATTGTCACAATACCGGAGGCAATGCTTTTTTTGATGTGGGTTTAGTCGTGGAGAAAGACATCCCTGCATCATTTGCCAAAACGGCACAACAAATTTCGGTAGATGTACAGGCTATGCAGACGCATTATACTTTTCGCTGTGGCGATGTGGATTTGAAAGTCACCTTTACCGCACCTTTGTTTTTAGATGATCTACACCTGCTTTCCAGACCAATTAATTACATTTCGTACGACATCAAGAGTGACCAGCCTCGTGACATATCCATTTATCTGGAAGCTGCACCCAATTGGGCGTTGAATCTTCCATCGCAAGCGTCCACCTCGTCGACCAGTAAAAATGGAAATTTGCTCATCGCAAAAACCGGAAGTGCTCAGCAGCCGGTCTTGCAGCGTAGCGGCGATCATATCAATATAGATTGGGGCTATTTTTACCTGGCAGGAAGTGATCAGAACGGAAGTGTGGGTGCCGGCGAAAGTAGGGCTTTGCGTCAGGCATTTGCTGCTGGCAACGATATTTCTCAAGTCAGTGGGGCAAGCACCGACGGTCATCAAAATATTGCTTATACAAAGTCGTTCCAAGTTGATGGCGAACATCACGATCATATTATGGTGGGCTACGACGATGTCTATTCCATTCAGTACTTTGGAGAAAACCTACGGGGATATTGGAATAAGGATGGAAAAAATACGATAGAGGCTGAATTTGCAAAAGCAGATCAGGAATACGCAGCGCTGCGTAAAAGAGCGGATGCTTTTGATGCTGATTTTATGCAAGAATATACGTCCACAGGTGGTAAAGAATATGCCGAACTGTGTGCGCTGGCCTATCGTCAATCTATTGCTGCGCACAAATTAGTAGAAGCACCCAATGGTGATCTGATGTTTCTTTCAAAAGAAAACGATAGTAATGGGTCTATCGGTACAGTGGATGTTACCTATCCATCCGCACCACTATTTTTATACTATAATCCAGAACTAGCGAAGGGTCTGTTGAATTTTATTTTTGCCTATAGTGAAAGCGGAAAATGGACTAAGCCATTCGCGGCGCACGACGTGGGCACCTACCCACTAGCCAATGGACAAACCTATGGCGGCGATATGCCCATAGAGGAATCTGGGAATATGCTGATTCTGACCTATGCTATCGCGCGTATGGAAGAGCATGCAAAGTATGCGGAAAAGCATTGGGATGTGTTGACGACTTGGACCGACTATCTGATAGAAAATGGTTTGGATCCAGACAACCAATTGTGTACGGATGATTTTGCCGGACATTTTGCACATAATGCAAACCTGTCTATCAAAGCCATCGTAGGCATTGGATCCTACGCGAAATTAGCGGCCATGTTAGACAAGAAAGATGTCGCAGAGAAGTATGAGAGGATTGCGAAGGATATGGCTACAAAATGGAAAAACATGGCTAATGACGGTGATCATTACCGGCTGACTTTTGATAAGTCGGGTACCTGGAGCCAAAAGTATAATTTGGTATGGGATAAATTGTTTGATATGGACTTGTTTGATAAAGATATCATCGATACAGAGATCGCCTATTACTTAACCAAGCAAAATGAATATGGCCTCCCGTTAGACAACCGCGAAACCTATACGAAGACCGACTGGATTTGTTGGACGGCTACGATGGCGGATGATAAAGCTACTTTCGAGCAGTTTGTAAAACCGGTGCATCATTTTATGAACACCTGTACTACCCGTACACCGATGTCTGACTGGGTATTTACAGATAAACCAGAGAGAAGAGGCTTTAAAGCACGTTCTGTAGTGGGTGGTTATTTTATCAAGATGCTTGAGCAGAAGATTGCTGCGCAGTAA